Part of the Alteracholeplasma palmae J233 genome, AACTATCCTTATGATTATTTGAACGCTGATGGCATGAGAGTAGCTGATTTTACTCATAAAGGCTATCAAGGAGACTTGATGGTTAAAGATAGGTATAGAAACGTATTTGGATTAGATGAGAATTTTAACATTCTATTTAAATATCATCATAAAAATACAGGACATTTTCCATATGTATATGACTTTGATGAAGATGGTAATGATGAACTATTTATAGGATATGATATGACTAAAAATGGTGAAGTGATATGGTCTCTACCATATAATTCTGATCATACTGATGAAATTATTTTTGAAGCGCTAGATTGTGAAAGTGAAAAAGTATTTATTCTAGCATCAGGAAATGAAGGATTTAATATAGTTTCTAAAGAAGGCGAGATTCTACATTCTATTCCAGTAGGGCATGCTCAAAGAATCAGCTTAGCTAAATATGTCAAAGAATTAGATGGCTATCAAGTTTGTGTGACATCTTTTTGGGGTGCTAATGGAATTATCTATACATTTGATAAAGATATGAATAGATTAAGTGAAAAAGAGTTTATTGGAAATGGTAATGTTATAACACCTATTAACTATGATAATGATTTACAAAATCTTATCTTAATGAATACATCCCCTAAATATGGTGGTTTATATAATGGTTATTTAGAAAAAATGGTAGAATTCCCAGATGATGGTCATCCAACACTGGCAAGTGAAGCGTTTGATATAGATGGTGATGGATTAGATGAGATTTTAACTTGGGATATGAATAGTTTATGGATTTATAAAACAACTATTATAAAGGATAAAAAACATGAATATAGAAGATATCCAGAAAATGCATTTAGTAATTACAGGGGAGAATATTTAATACCTAAAAAGAAATAGAAGTATAAAAAAAGAAAACTAGTCAAATAGTTTTCTTTTATATTATTATTAGCTAAATAAGCAATCATATACTTCAAGATGATTTTTTAAAATAGATTTTAATTCTCCTGGAATAAACTTTTTATTTAAAAGTAGTCTTTCTAATTCAGTATCTTCTATTTCGTTATTAAAGACTTTAACTTCAGTCATGATGCCATGCTCTATTTTGATTTCTGTTCTGTATGTATCATGTATTTTTTTTAAGACACAACGTGGAGATTCTGCATAGTTCCATTCCCAAGTTAAATACTTATCATTTTTTAGTAAGTTAATTTGTTCTATGACTGTATCAGATAAATGAAGCATTTTATTTTTATAATCAGAACCTAGAATAAATTCATATAAATAATTTTTAAGCTCAGTTAATGAAAATTCTGTATAATCACTAATATTAGTAACAGAAGAACGGTTAGACTTAACACTTACTGAATCAACGTCTTCCTTTTTTGGTCTTAATAAGCCATTTAGTAAAGAAAGGTCTGTCTTATATAAAAGAGTTCCATGATGTAACAAAAGATCTTTATAAACAAATTGAGCATTACCTGAAATTTTCAATTGATTAATTTTCAAGTCACTTTTACCTACAAGTTCAACTGGAATATTAATATTATTGAAAGCTTTAATAATATTTTTAGTCATAAGTTCATAATTATTAATATTGCCCTTGCTCTTTGTAATATAAGTATAATTTAGGTTTCCTAAATCATGATAAACAGTTCCACCACCAGAGATTCTTCTGATAAATGGAATCCCTTTTGAAATTGCTAAGTTAAGATTAATTTCTTCAAAAATATTTTGGTTTCTTCCTACAATTAAAGAAGGTTCATTTTGCCATAATAAAAAAATATCATCATTTAAATCTAAATTTTTTAATATATATTCTTCCAATGCTAAATTGAAATATGGATCTGTACTATTATTTTCTATAGTTATCATTTTATCACCAGTAATAGTTTAATATAAGATAGTAAAAATTGCAATTATTAAGGTTAATTGATATAATAAAAATAGCATAACTGTGCTAAAAGGGGAAATTTTATGAAAGCATTATTG contains:
- a CDS encoding lipoate--protein ligase family protein; amino-acid sequence: MITIENNSTDPYFNLALEEYILKNLDLNDDIFLLWQNEPSLIVGRNQNIFEEINLNLAISKGIPFIRRISGGGTVYHDLGNLNYTYITKSKGNINNYELMTKNIIKAFNNINIPVELVGKSDLKINQLKISGNAQFVYKDLLLHHGTLLYKTDLSLLNGLLRPKKEDVDSVSVKSNRSSVTNISDYTEFSLTELKNYLYEFILGSDYKNKMLHLSDTVIEQINLLKNDKYLTWEWNYAESPRCVLKKIHDTYRTEIKIEHGIMTEVKVFNNEIEDTELERLLLNKKFIPGELKSILKNHLEVYDCLFS